CCCGGCCCGTGGCCGCCCGCGCCTGGACCCCGCCGGGCACCGACCCCGCGCTCCTCGAACTGCGCCACGTCTCGGGACCAGGCGCGGGCCGCGTGTGGCGGCTCGGCCCCGGCGCCTACGAGGTCGGCAGCGACCGCAGCTGCGCCATCCGCCTCGCCGACGGCCCGCCGGAGGACGCCGACGAGGGCGCTGAACTCCCGCCGCGCGGCACGTGGATCACGGTGCACGCCGACGGCTCCGCCAGTTTCCGGCTGCCCCAGGACGCCGACCCCGACGTCTGCGGCCTGCGCAGCCTCACCCCGCCGCCGCCCGTCGACCCCGACACCGGCACCCCGCTCACCGACGAGGAGCCGGCCGGGCCGCAGGACGGCGGCCCCGGCGGGCACAGCGCGGAACCGGCCCCGGCGGGCCCCGACGGGGCCCCGCAGCCGCCCGAGCCGCTGCCGCCCGGGCAGCTTCCGGCGCCCGGCGACGGCTCGGAGGACTGGCCCCTGTACGCCGACCTCGCGCTCGGGGACCACCTGCTGCGCCTGGCACCGCCGTTCGAGCCCGACGCCGCCGTCAAGCCGGCCGCCGACGGGCTGACCCTCGACTACAACAGGCCGCCGCGCATCGTCCCGCCGCTCGACGCGGAGAACCTGAGCCTCCCCGGGCCGCCGGCGCCCCCGGGCCCGCGCGCGTTCCCTTTCATGCTCATGCTGTCGCCCCTGGTGATGGGCCTGGCCATGATGGCGCTCTTCCGGTCGTTCTACTTCATGATCCTGATCGTGTTCACGCCGCTGATGGCGGTGGGCAACTGGCTGACCGGGCGCCGCAACAACCGCAAGCAGCACGAGGAGGCGATGCGCCGCTACCGGCTGCGCCGTGCCTCCCTCGAAATGGAGATCCGCCGCGCCAGCGTCGAGGAACGCGCCCTGCGCAACGAGGCGTCCCCCGACCCCGCGAGCGTCCAGCTCACCGCGACGGGCCCGGGCCGCCAGCTGTGGGAGCGCCGCAGGCACCACGGCGACTACCTCACCCTGCGGATCGGCACCGTCGCCCGCGCCTCGCTCAAGAAGGTCACCGACCAGCTGCGCGACAACAACCACCGCCAGGTCCACTGGCGCCTCGCCGACGTGCCCATCGGCGCGGAACTGCCCCAGCTCGGCGTGCTCGGCCTCACCGGAACGCCCGCCACGGCCCGCGCCGTGGCGCGCTGGGCCGTCGCCCAGGCCGCCGTCCTGCACAGCCCGCGCGACCTGCGGATCGTCGTCCTCACCGACGAGCGGCACAGCGACGAGTGGTCCTGGGTCCGCTGGCTGCCGCACCTGCGCCCCGCCAGGCGGGGCCCCGGCGCGCCGCTGATCGCGCTGGGCAACGACGCCGACTCCACCGCCCGCCGGGTCAGCGAGCTGTTCGCCGACATCCAGAACAGGATGACCCTCGCCGGCGGCGCCGGGCGGCAGGCCGCCGCCCCCGCCGAGCCCGACGTGCTGGTCGTCATGGACGGCGCCTACCGGCTGCGCGAGGTGCCCGGCGTCACCCAGATCCTGTCCGAGGGCCCGTCCGTGCGGATCTTCAGCCTGTGCCTCGACGAACGCGAGCGGCTGCTGCCCGAGCAGTGCAACGCCGTCGTCACCGCCGCGGGCAACCAGCTCACCGTCCGCAGCTCGGGCAGCCCCACCGTCACGGGCGTGCGGGCCGACCAGGTCGACCCCGAGTGGTGCGAGGAGGCGGCCCGCGCCCTCGCGCCGCTGCGCGACGTCAGCGTGGACGCCGACGCGGGACTGCCCACCGAGGTGCGGCTGCTCCCGCTGCTCGGCCAGGAGCCGCCGGACCCGGCCGCCCTGGTGCGCGACTGGCTGCGCAGGCCGGCCAGCACGGCGTTCGTCATCGGCACGGGCTTCGAGGGCACCGCGCACCTCGACCTCGCGCACGACGGCCCGCACGGCCTGATCGGCGGCACCACGGGGTCCGGCAAGTCCGAGCTGCTCCAGACGATGATCGCCTCGCTCGCCGCCGTGAACCGGCCGGACGAGCTGACGTTCGTGCTCATCGACTACAAGGGCGGCAGCGCGTTCCGCGAGTGCGCCGAACTCCCGCACACCCTCGGCATGATCACCGACCTCGACGGCCACCTGGTGCAGCGGGCCCTGGCCTCGCTCGACGCCGAACTCAAGCGCCGCGAGCAGCTGCTCGCCGACGTCGGCGTCAAGGACCACCGCGAGTACCGGGCCAAGCGCGCCCGCGAGCCCGAACTGCCGCCGCTGCCCCGGCTCCTGCTGGTCATCGACGAGTTCGCCACGCTTGTGCGCGAGCTGGTCGAGTTCGTACCGGGACTGATCAGCCTCGCTCAGCGCGGCCGTTCCCTCGGCCTGCACCTGGTGCTCGCCACCCAGCGCCCGGCCGGGGCGGTCAGCAACGAGATCCGCGCCAACACCAACCTGCGCATCGCGCTGCGCGTCACCGACCGCACCGAGAGCACCGACATCATCAACTCCCCGGCCGCGTCCGGGATCTCGCCCGCGACGCCGGGCCGGGCCATGATCAGGCGCGGCGACGGCCCGCCGCTGCCGTTCCAGACGGCCTGGGTCGGCGCGGAACGCCCGGCCGCCGACGGCGCGGGCGACGTGCGCGCCGGAACGGGCCGCCGCGCCGTGCGCGGGACCGAGCTGACCTGGCAGCAGCTCGGCCGGGCGGTCGCCCCCGCCCCGATCGAACCCGAGGAGCCCGACGAGGCGCTGCCCGAGGACGAGCCGGGCGAGGCCCAGGACCCGCCCACCGACCTCAGCGAGCTGGTGGCGGCCGTGCGCGCGGCGGCCGAGGCGCTGCCGGACTTCCAGCCGCAGCCGCGCCCCTGGCTCCCGCCGCTCGATGAGCGGATCACGCTGAACGCGCCGGAACGCGACCCGGGGCCCGGCGCGTTGCGGCTCCCGCCCGTGCCCTACGCCCGCCTCGACCTGCCGGGCCGGCAGGAGCAGCGCATGGGCCACATCGACTTCGCCACCTTCGGGCACCTCTACGTCATCGGCGCGCCCCGCTCCGGCAGGACCCAGACGCTGCGCACGATCGCGGGCGCGTGCGCGCTGCACCTGACCACCGACCAGCTGCACATCTACGGCATCGACGCGGGCGGCGGCGGCCTCGCGGCGCTCGGCGCGCTGCCGCACTGCGGCGCCGTGGTGACACGCCACGACCCCGAACGCCTCGACCGCACGGTGCGCCGCCTCCTGGCCGAACTCACCGAGCGGCAGAGCCGCATCGCCCGCGCGGACGTGTCCTCGATCACCGAACTGCGCGCGAAGCTGCCGAAGGCCGAGCGCCCGGCGCACCTGCTCGTGCTGATCGACGGCTGGGACGCGCTCAACAACATGCTCGACAAGTACGACGGCGGCCGGCTCCTCGAAGAGCTGCTGCGGCTGCTGCGCGAGGGCGCCACGGCGGGCATCCACGTGATCGCCACCTCCGAGCGCATCCTGCTCGGCGGTCGCCCGGCCCAGCACAACGACCGCAGGCTGCTGCTGCGCCAGACCGACCGGATGGACTTCGCGGCGGCCGGTGTCAACCGGCGCGCCGTGCCGGAACGGGTCGCGCCCGGCCGCGGCTGGCTCACCCCGGGCGCCACCGAGGCGCAGGTCCTGCTGCTGCCCGCGCCGGCCGCGGGCGAGGGCTCGAAACTGGCCAAGGAGCCCGCCAGGAAGGGCGACCAGGCCGACGCGCTGCGCGCCATCGGCCGCCGCGCGACCGCCCGCGACGCCGGGGTCGAGGCCGCGCTGCGTCCGTTCCCGATCAGCGAACTGCCCACCGTGATCGGCTTCCAGAAGGCGGCCGACCTGATCCCCGAGGAGAACCGCCGCCCGCTGTGGGCGATGATCGGC
Above is a genomic segment from Streptomyces marincola containing:
- a CDS encoding FtsK/SpoIIIE domain-containing protein, yielding MKLTVTTADQQGRLTDHLLDLPGDATVAELAAALGTPRLYLGERQLDSDAPLGRDGVRDGVLLGRGAPAPPRPVAARAWTPPGTDPALLELRHVSGPGAGRVWRLGPGAYEVGSDRSCAIRLADGPPEDADEGAELPPRGTWITVHADGSASFRLPQDADPDVCGLRSLTPPPPVDPDTGTPLTDEEPAGPQDGGPGGHSAEPAPAGPDGAPQPPEPLPPGQLPAPGDGSEDWPLYADLALGDHLLRLAPPFEPDAAVKPAADGLTLDYNRPPRIVPPLDAENLSLPGPPAPPGPRAFPFMLMLSPLVMGLAMMALFRSFYFMILIVFTPLMAVGNWLTGRRNNRKQHEEAMRRYRLRRASLEMEIRRASVEERALRNEASPDPASVQLTATGPGRQLWERRRHHGDYLTLRIGTVARASLKKVTDQLRDNNHRQVHWRLADVPIGAELPQLGVLGLTGTPATARAVARWAVAQAAVLHSPRDLRIVVLTDERHSDEWSWVRWLPHLRPARRGPGAPLIALGNDADSTARRVSELFADIQNRMTLAGGAGRQAAAPAEPDVLVVMDGAYRLREVPGVTQILSEGPSVRIFSLCLDERERLLPEQCNAVVTAAGNQLTVRSSGSPTVTGVRADQVDPEWCEEAARALAPLRDVSVDADAGLPTEVRLLPLLGQEPPDPAALVRDWLRRPASTAFVIGTGFEGTAHLDLAHDGPHGLIGGTTGSGKSELLQTMIASLAAVNRPDELTFVLIDYKGGSAFRECAELPHTLGMITDLDGHLVQRALASLDAELKRREQLLADVGVKDHREYRAKRAREPELPPLPRLLLVIDEFATLVRELVEFVPGLISLAQRGRSLGLHLVLATQRPAGAVSNEIRANTNLRIALRVTDRTESTDIINSPAASGISPATPGRAMIRRGDGPPLPFQTAWVGAERPAADGAGDVRAGTGRRAVRGTELTWQQLGRAVAPAPIEPEEPDEALPEDEPGEAQDPPTDLSELVAAVRAAAEALPDFQPQPRPWLPPLDERITLNAPERDPGPGALRLPPVPYARLDLPGRQEQRMGHIDFATFGHLYVIGAPRSGRTQTLRTIAGACALHLTTDQLHIYGIDAGGGGLAALGALPHCGAVVTRHDPERLDRTVRRLLAELTERQSRIARADVSSITELRAKLPKAERPAHLLVLIDGWDALNNMLDKYDGGRLLEELLRLLREGATAGIHVIATSERILLGGRPAQHNDRRLLLRQTDRMDFAAAGVNRRAVPERVAPGRGWLTPGATEAQVLLLPAPAAGEGSKLAKEPARKGDQADALRAIGRRATARDAGVEAALRPFPISELPTVIGFQKAADLIPEENRRPLWAMIGVGGDDATPIGYDFAADAGSFIVAGPPGSGRSNTLAAMAVSLLMGGTALVVLTPRDSPLRRLAAHGLARVLPGSDPTGDELEKALASLEGRPAVVVVDDADLLMSGRADQALRKVASAGRDRGLGLLIAGPSDGMTAIGWLGIVRRSRRGLLLAPKNLGEGELVGMRLAPEQLRPPVAPGRAWAADRQGRPVALQIPHTVLQD